A stretch of the Salvelinus sp. IW2-2015 unplaced genomic scaffold, ASM291031v2 Un_scaffold690, whole genome shotgun sequence genome encodes the following:
- the LOC112068746 gene encoding adhesion G protein-coupled receptor F4, whose amino-acid sequence MTTTTTTTIPPPTPPAPTTTAPAPTTTAPAPTTTTTTTAKPTDILLLAMSFKMIGDFTSDLNDKNSDKYKKYKGDIEPVIRAQYRNNMPGFISATLTSFSRGSVIANFDVRTTAADPTEITKANAGLATSLSADYQVDMSSFNIIYNSSTVLSYKPTTIYSGGTMTLECGPPPDNVKMGIIRNVEWKRKGRVLTSTGRFNISTDDFASQKTKLGIKTVIAEDEGKYECTLKSDEIYFYQTGQIEIKDAPIIQTNTEINTKCVVGKGPPLECCVQTPYKLMWKEGNVELLTNETPDNCIKYNYTIQNCDGSSKVVTLTCQVKDPTGYEKTTKLTIFVGAIICNDLEYGSGQEKDTSVAPCNKGEDGRKTAICESSRSWKLQSDTCVLTAINELLTSSQDLKEATVEEFLTKLNNTSVDLKDQIVSSSATISTIVDILRIVASVSKNISQSEIKNILETVNVLVSDEAKQSWTFLNADQNKNTSSSLLGSMEFFAGSLPTKSFSVTTKLILLNQDTFDNSFRADLNSSVLIEIPETNSNHLTITTLTFYSLSNVLPARNGSNQSVNDNIINGLVVLVKLNGTTKNVSLSFDKVNKSLTYNPQCVFWNFSLFNSLGGWDNAGCKVMSNEEGQVTCHCNHLTSFSILMSSSIPKVIQDALDIITYVGVGISMGSLVICLIIEACVWKAMTRNNTSYMRHVSIVNIAVSLLIADIWFIIGASISKNTLENPGEETTTPIPACSAATFFIHFFYLALFFWMLISGLLLFYRTVLVFSHMSKSTMLAIGFSVGYGAPLIIAVITVAATAPSGGYINENQACWLNWDKTRALLAFVIPALTIVVINFLILIVVLYKMLRRGVGDATQPDERNAVVVIARCLAILTPFFGLTWGLGVGTMVDPTNKGIHIVFALFNSLQGFFVLVFGTLLDGKIRSAIAGTFSSILPGSDRTRSTSGGAATSSTSALNFIRRRIRRNVYNVSEAANSSNSTGATESFINT is encoded by the exons atgacaacaacaacaacaacaacaataccaccaccaacaccaccagcaccaacaacaacagcaccagcaccaacaacaacagcaccagcaccaacaacaacaacaacaacaactgcaaAACCAACTG ATATTCTGTTGCTGGCGATGTCCTTCAAAATGATTGGAGATTTCACTAGCGACCTAAATGATAAAAATAGTGACAAATACAAAAAGTACAAAGGCGATATTGAACCAGTT ATCCGGGCCCAGTATAGGAACAACATGCCAGGGTTTATTTCAGCAACATTGACAAGTTTCAG CCGTGGAAGTGTTATAGCCAACTTTGATGTTAGGACCACAGCTGCAGACCCCACTGAAATTACCAAAGCTAATGCTGGACTTGCAACATCACTTTCAGCTGATTATCAAGTTGATATGAGCTCTTTCAATATTATTTATAACA GTAGCACGGTATTAAGTTATAAACCAACTACCATTTACTCTGGTGGCACCATGACTCTGGAGTGTGGACCACCTCCTGATAATGTAAAGATGGGCATTATTAGAAACGTTGAGTGGAAACGAAAGGGAAGAGTTTTAACATCGACTGGAAGGTTCAACATCAGTACAGATGATTTTGCATCACAAAAGACAAAACTTGGTATCAAAACTGTAATTGCTGAGGATGAAG GGAAATATGAATGCACTCTGAAGAGTGACGAAATCTATTTCTACCAAACGGGTCAAATTGAAATCAAAGATGCTCCCATTATTCAAACGAATACAGAAATCAATACCAAATGTGTGGTGGGGAAAGGTCCGCCATTGGAGTGTTGTGTGCAGACTCCCTATAAACTAATGTGGAAAGAAGGCAATGTAGAATTGCTCACAA ATGAGACTCCTGACAATTGCATTAAATATAACTATACAATTCAAAACTGTGATGGATCATCAAAAGTTGTCACATTAACATGCCAAGTGAAAGACCCAACAGGATATGAAAAGACTACAAAATTGACTATTTTCGTAGGAG CTATAATTTGCAACGATCTGGAATATGGTAGTGGCCAAGAGAAAGACACATCAGTGGCACCATGTAATAAAGGTGAGGATGGAAGAAAGACAGCGATTTGTGAAAGCAGTAGAagttggaaacttcagagtgacACTTGTGTCTTGACTGCAATCAATGAGCTACTAACCTCATCTCAG GACTTGAAAGAGGCAACAGTTGAAGAATTTTTAACAAAACTTAATAATACCTCTGTCGATCTAAAAGATCAAATCGTTAGTTCAAGTGCAACTATTTCGACCATTGTTGATATTCTGAGAATTGTTGCAAGTGTTTCAAAGAACATCAGCCAGTCTGAGATAAAG AACATTCTAGAAACAGTGAATGTCCTAGTTTCTGATGAAGCAAAACAATCCTGGACCTTTCTCAATGCCGACCAAAATAAGAACACCAGCTCTAGTTTACTGGGCTCCATGGAATTTTTTGCAGGTTCTCTCCCAACAAAGTCCTTTAGTGTGACAACAAAGCTAATTCTGTTAAACCAAGACACATTTGACAACTCATTCAGGGCAGACTTAAATTCAAGTGTGTTGATAGAGATTCCAGAGACTAATTCCAATCACCTCACCATCACCACTCTAACGTTCTACTCCCTCAGTAATGTGTTGCCAGCCAGGAACGGCAGCAATCAAAGTGTCAATGACAACATCATCAATGGACTTGTAGTGCTGGTGAAGTTGAATGGAACGACTAAAAATGTCTCATTGAGCTTCGATAAGGTGAACAAGTCGCTCACATACAATCCTCAGTGTGTTTTCTGGAACTTCAGCCTTTTTAACAGCCTTGGAGGATGGGATAACGCAGGATGTAAAGTGATGTCTAATGAGGAGGGCCAGGTCACCTGTCACTGTAACcatctgacctctttctccaTTTTGATGTCATCTTCCATTCCGAAAGTGATTCAAGATGCTTTGGATATAATCACTTATGTTGGAGTTGGCATATCGATGGGTAGCTTAGTCATTTGTCTCATCATTGAGGCTTGTGTATGGAAGGCCATGACCAGAAACAACACCTCTTACATGCGCCATGTCTCCATTGTGAACATCGCTGTGTCTCTCCTGATTGCTGACATTTGGTTCATTATTGGTGCATCAATATCAAAAAATACCCTTGAAAACCCAGGCGAAGAGACCACAACACCTATACCGGCATGTTCTGCAGCTACGTTTTTCATTCACTTTTTCTACCTTGCTCTGTTCTTTTGGATGCTGATCTCAGGCCTTCTCCTTTTCTATCGGACCGTCTTGGTTTTCTCCCATATGTCAAAATCAACTATGCTGGCTATTGGCTTCTCAGTAGGCTATGGGGCACCTCTTATCATTGCTGTTATTACTGTGGCAGCAACAGCTCCAAGTGGTGGATACATCAATGAAAACCAGGCATGTTGGCTCAACTGGGACAAGACAAGGGCTCTCCTTGCTTTTGTGATCCCTGCACTGACCATAGTGGTCATCAACTTTTTGATCCTGATTGTGGTTCTGTACAAAATGCTGAGGAGAGGCGTGGGGGATGCTACCCAGCCAGATGAGAGAAATGCTGTTGTGGTCATTGCCAGGTGTCTGGCCATTCTGACTCCATTCTTTGGCCTTACCTGGGGACTGGGAGTAGGAACCATGGTTGATCCAACAAATAAGGGAATCCATATTGTATTTGCCCTCTTCAATTCACTACAG GGTTTCTTTGTTTTGGTGTTTGGAACACTTTTAGACGGCAAG ATCCGGTCAGCTATAGCAGGAACGTTCTCTTCCATCCTCCCAGGCTCTGACCGTACGAGG AGTACCAGTGGTGGCGCGGCAACATCATCAACCAGTGCATTAAACTTCATCCGAAGAAGGATAAGGAGGA ATGTCTACAATGTTTCAGAAGCTGCAAATTCTTCCAATAGCACTGGTGCTACAGAGTCTTTCATCAACACctaa